The window CGGATCTGCATTTGTTATTGCATCCTTTAGTTATACAGCGTCATGAGTTTAAAAGCGGGCAAACCGCGGTTATTGATAAAAATCTTTGCATAGAATGCGGGGAATGCGCGTTAGCATGCAAATTCTCGGCGATAAGAACTGATTATACGGTTGAAGACTTTTCCTGCGAAGGGTGCGCTCTCTGTAGCCATATATGCCCGCGGGCAGCTATCCGTATGCAAGAGAATGTGGCCGGGGAGTGGTTTGTTTCCGACACAAAATACGGATCTTTTGTGCACGCAAAGCTTGGTATCGCGCAGGAGAATTCCGGCAAGCTTGTGGCAAAAATTAGGCAGGTTGCTAAAGAGTTAGCCGAAAAGCAGAGCTTGGATTATGTGATTATTGACGGCCCCCCGGGCATTGGATGCCCGGTGATTGCTTCGTTATCGGGAGTTGATTGCGCTCTTATTGTGACTGAGCCCACGCTTTCCGGGTTGCATGACGCAGAGCGCGTTATAGAAGTGGCAAGGCATTTTAATATTCCGGTTAAGTTGGTGGTGAACAAATGCGATTTGAATCCGGCTATGACCAAAGAAATTGAAGAATTCTGCCGCAAGCAGGGCGTGCCGGTTATCGGTAAGATCGTTTTTGATAAGGCAGTTGTTAAAGCGCTGGTTGGAGGTAAAACTATTGTTGAATATCTGCGCTGTCCTGTTACGGATGAAATCAGCCAGATCTGGGAGAGGTTGCGATAAATGCAGATTAAGGTTATAGCTGTCGGCTCAACTAAATGGGAGCGTTTTATCCGCCGCTGGGGCGTTTCGTTTCTTATCGGCGAAGATGTCTTGTTTGACACTTTCGGTGACCCGGGCGTGCTTTTAAGCAATATCAGCAAGCTTCATATTGATACCGCTAAAATTAAACATATTGTTTTGTCGCACGATGACTGGGACCACATTTCAGGATTGTGGAATTTGATAAATAACCGCAAGGATATCACGGTGTATGTCTGTCCGGGATTTAAACAGGAAATAAAAGACAGAATTTTATCTTTTGGAGTTAAACTTGTTGAAGCAGGCGAAGTTACGCAGATTAAAGATAATATTTACTCCAGCGGAGAGCTTGTTGGTGAATCTGAAGGCAGAAAAATATGCGAGCAGTCGGTTGTGATTAAAACAGGCAATGGCTTAACGGTAATATGCGGGTGCGCGCATCCCGGAGTAGTAAATATCATTAAACATGTGCAGGGAAGTTTTAAAGCGCAGGTTTATTCGCTTTTCGGCGGGTTCCATTTAAAAGATAATCCTGATAAGGTAAATTTGGCTGTCATTGATGATTTGCGGCAGCTTGGCGTACATAGAGTTGCTCCGATGCATTGCACGGGAAAACGCGCGGTAAGAATGATGGTTAAAGTATTTGGGCGGGGGTTTGTAAGAGTTAAGGAAAAAGATATCTTGGAGCTATGAGGCCGTCCGGCCATATGCTTTTGCGCAGAGTAATTGATTGCTCTGCGCTTTTTTGTTGTATAATATGTCTATCGCGCAAATGCTCAAGGGTGCCTGTGAAGCTAATGTGCAGTGAAGATTACCTTGCTAAAACCGACGGCTTAAAGCGCAAAATTAAGATCAAGCGTTTACCCGGAGAAAAGAAGCTAAAATTTATCCATTTATAGCGCGATGAAAAAGAATAGATTTATAGTCCATGTGGATATGGATGCGTTCTTTGCTAGTGTTGAGCAAAGAGATAATCCGCAATATAAGGGTAAGCCGGTTATTGTCGGTTCTGACCCTAAAAAAGGTTCAGGCAGAGGAGTTGTTTCAACCTGTTCTTACGAAGCCAGGAAATTTGGCATTCACTCTGCTATGCCAATTTCCATTGCCTACCGCAAATGCCCGCAGGCAATATTTCTTCCGGTTGATTATCAAAAGTATGTTCAGGCTTCTAATCAGATAATGAAAATTTTTGAAAGTTTCTCTCCGAGCGTGGAGCAGGTAAGTATTGATGAAGCTTTTCTTGATATCAGTGATACCTATAAGATCCATCGTTTTGCCTATCAGACTTGTGTGGCTATAAAAAAACGCATCAAAGAAGAAACAGGCTTAACAGCATCAGTGGGTTTAGCGCCTACTAAGATGGCAGCGAAAATTGCTTCTGGTTTAGATAAGCCAGACGGTTTGGTTCAGGTTAAG is drawn from Candidatus Omnitrophota bacterium and contains these coding sequences:
- a CDS encoding P-loop NTPase produces the protein MKQIVVISGKGGTGKTIITGSLAVLAKRKVMVDCDVDAADLHLLLHPLVIQRHEFKSGQTAVIDKNLCIECGECALACKFSAIRTDYTVEDFSCEGCALCSHICPRAAIRMQENVAGEWFVSDTKYGSFVHAKLGIAQENSGKLVAKIRQVAKELAEKQSLDYVIIDGPPGIGCPVIASLSGVDCALIVTEPTLSGLHDAERVIEVARHFNIPVKLVVNKCDLNPAMTKEIEEFCRKQGVPVIGKIVFDKAVVKALVGGKTIVEYLRCPVTDEISQIWERLR
- a CDS encoding MBL fold metallo-hydrolase, encoding MQIKVIAVGSTKWERFIRRWGVSFLIGEDVLFDTFGDPGVLLSNISKLHIDTAKIKHIVLSHDDWDHISGLWNLINNRKDITVYVCPGFKQEIKDRILSFGVKLVEAGEVTQIKDNIYSSGELVGESEGRKICEQSVVIKTGNGLTVICGCAHPGVVNIIKHVQGSFKAQVYSLFGGFHLKDNPDKVNLAVIDDLRQLGVHRVAPMHCTGKRAVRMMVKVFGRGFVRVKEKDILEL